A DNA window from Mycolicibacter terrae contains the following coding sequences:
- a CDS encoding Rieske 2Fe-2S domain-containing protein, with amino-acid sequence MTAPSTTKLDRLASVLDDAVLEDHEAGIYRVNRRIFTDPEIFDLEMRYIFEGNWIYLAHESQVPNPGDYFTTDIGRSPVVITRDKDGALHCLINACAHRGAMLCRRKTDNRMTFTCPFHGWTFRNDGSLLKVKLPEGAGYPASFDTNGSHDMTKVARFENYRGFLFGSLNPDVAPLAEYLGDATKVIDLLVDQSPDGLEVLRGTSTYTLHANWKVQIENGADGYHVTSVHWNYAATTSRRTTGDSAYETKVLDASKWAEEGGGYWSFPNGHMCLWTQAANPQDRPLYDQTDRLRAAHGKAKGEFMVAGSRNLCLFPNVYLMDQFSTQIRRIRPISADRTDITIYCIAPKGESPEARANRIRQYEDFFNATGMATPDDLEEFRSVQNGFHAEHAPWNDVSRGAEHWISGPDAVAESLGMHNVISSGIKAEDEGLFVAQDQYWLEVMRDALTTEREIEATRANGAHRTPCGH; translated from the coding sequence ATGACCGCACCGAGCACCACCAAGCTGGATCGCCTGGCGAGCGTTCTCGACGACGCGGTGCTCGAGGACCATGAGGCCGGCATCTACCGCGTCAACCGCCGCATCTTCACCGACCCCGAGATCTTCGATCTCGAGATGCGCTACATCTTCGAGGGCAACTGGATCTACCTGGCCCACGAGAGCCAGGTCCCCAATCCGGGCGATTACTTCACCACCGACATCGGCCGCAGCCCGGTGGTGATCACCCGCGACAAGGACGGCGCGCTGCACTGCCTGATCAACGCCTGCGCTCACCGCGGCGCAATGCTGTGTCGGCGCAAGACCGACAACCGCATGACGTTCACCTGCCCCTTCCACGGGTGGACTTTCCGCAATGACGGCAGCCTGCTCAAGGTCAAACTGCCCGAAGGCGCCGGTTACCCGGCGAGCTTCGACACCAACGGTTCACACGACATGACCAAGGTCGCCCGCTTCGAGAACTACCGCGGCTTCCTGTTCGGCAGTCTGAATCCAGACGTGGCGCCGCTTGCCGAATACCTCGGCGACGCGACCAAGGTGATAGATCTGCTCGTCGACCAGTCGCCGGACGGCCTGGAGGTGCTGCGGGGCACCTCCACCTACACGCTGCACGCCAACTGGAAGGTCCAGATCGAGAACGGCGCCGACGGCTACCACGTCACGTCGGTGCACTGGAACTACGCCGCCACCACCTCCCGTCGCACCACCGGCGACTCCGCCTATGAGACCAAGGTGCTCGACGCGTCCAAGTGGGCCGAAGAAGGCGGCGGCTACTGGTCCTTCCCCAATGGGCACATGTGCCTGTGGACCCAGGCGGCCAACCCACAGGACCGGCCACTGTACGACCAGACCGACCGACTGCGGGCCGCACACGGAAAAGCCAAGGGCGAGTTCATGGTCGCCGGCTCCCGCAACCTCTGCCTCTTCCCGAACGTCTACCTGATGGATCAGTTCTCCACCCAGATCCGCCGCATCCGCCCGATCTCGGCCGACCGGACCGACATCACCATCTACTGCATCGCACCCAAGGGTGAGAGCCCCGAGGCCCGCGCCAACCGGATCCGCCAGTACGAGGACTTCTTCAACGCCACCGGCATGGCTACCCCCGACGATCTGGAGGAGTTCCGCTCGGTGCAGAACGGCTTCCACGCCGAGCATGCGCCCTGGAACGACGTCAGCCGTGGCGCCGAGCACTGGATCAGCGGACCCGACGCCGTCGCCGAGTCGCTCGGGATGCACAACGTCATCTCCTCGGGGATCAAGGCCGAGGACGAAGGCTTGTTCGTTGCGCAGGACCAGTATTGGCTGGAAGTCATGCGCGATGCCTTGACCACGGAGCGGGAGATCGAGGCGACCCGAGCCAATGGCGCCCACCGGACCCCCTGCGGCCACTGA
- the benC gene encoding benzoate 1,2-dioxygenase electron transfer component BenC, with protein MTVTSHPGAPVDTASPAPAHQVALGFEDGVTRFVSCAEDQTIASASYRQRVNIPVDCLDGVCGTCKAFCESGTYDRGSYLPDALSEDEAAAGYCLPCVMKPRSNIVLQIRSTSEVAKTQATSYSGTLVELKRLSATTMAIALEIPNRAELTFLPGQYANIAVPGASATEKVTRSYSFSNAPNDERLTFLVKLTPGGVMSTYLTARAAVGDHLEFTGPHGSFFLRETDRPVLLLAGGTGLAPVLAILRKVRADGSRRRAHLIYGVSTDEDLVELDTIAELATGLPGFSWDYCVSDPNSSAPNRGPDKAHVMSLIAPEHLYDGDVATYVCGPPPMVEAVRKHLTDAHVALTGFYYEKFALAVPAAAAAAPAAAETSEHVAPATPAAPVAPVGPVAPVEDLLPAADGRAAIGQVMLPAAAIEPTPGAKVATADGDTARRILGQLLTPADPHAGDTIPLDEDGPLCADPGARSVIGQQMFPSATLAAVAPPAAPAPTVAPDGYQIGEEHPAVHESDALFEAREALELGAVELTLGRLTSQQLTGYRLLAESTLPYVDGDRLVDAIQYTETNAAFHEYLFTLTGNNHLLQAYQALGVKGRMGDVLRNATWCHPLCAQDHVDIVAAFEAGDRAGARGLISAHADRAKQTMRRAMADALAQRRPRFVTPGRFDGKVVVVTGAAQGIGERTARRINAEGGTLVLADRSELVVGLARELAEGPVAGDPQALAVTVDLEQPEGASSLVQQALSRFGQIDVLINNVGGAINFKPFTEFSGAEIRAEVDRSLLTTLFACRAALPSMVARGRGVIVNVSSAATRGVNRIPYSAAKGGINAITASLAMEYADAGIRVCATAPGGTQAPPRRISRGTPEPVSDTERGWFQTHIDQTIDSSLLKRYGTLDEQAAAICFLASDEASYITGTVLPVAGGDQG; from the coding sequence ATGACCGTCACATCGCACCCCGGAGCACCGGTGGACACTGCGAGCCCGGCGCCTGCGCACCAGGTGGCGCTGGGGTTCGAAGACGGTGTCACCCGGTTCGTCAGCTGCGCCGAAGACCAGACGATCGCCAGCGCTTCCTACCGTCAGCGGGTCAACATTCCGGTGGACTGCCTCGACGGCGTATGCGGCACCTGTAAAGCCTTCTGCGAGTCCGGGACCTACGACCGCGGCAGCTACCTGCCCGATGCGCTGTCCGAGGACGAGGCGGCGGCGGGCTACTGCCTGCCGTGTGTCATGAAACCGCGTTCGAACATCGTCCTGCAGATCCGCAGCACCTCCGAGGTCGCCAAGACCCAGGCCACCTCCTATTCGGGCACGCTGGTGGAACTCAAGCGCCTGTCGGCGACCACCATGGCGATCGCGCTGGAGATTCCGAACCGGGCGGAGCTGACGTTTCTGCCGGGCCAGTACGCCAATATCGCGGTGCCGGGCGCGTCGGCGACCGAGAAGGTGACCCGCTCGTATTCGTTCAGCAACGCCCCCAACGACGAGCGGCTGACGTTCCTGGTGAAGCTGACCCCCGGAGGTGTGATGTCGACCTACCTCACCGCGCGGGCGGCGGTCGGCGACCACCTCGAGTTCACCGGGCCGCACGGATCGTTCTTCCTGCGCGAGACCGACCGCCCCGTGCTGCTGCTGGCCGGTGGCACCGGTCTGGCGCCGGTACTGGCGATACTGCGCAAAGTCCGCGCCGACGGCAGCCGGCGGCGAGCCCACCTGATCTACGGCGTCAGCACCGACGAAGACCTGGTGGAACTCGACACGATTGCCGAACTCGCCACCGGGCTGCCGGGTTTCAGCTGGGATTACTGTGTGTCCGACCCGAACAGCTCGGCCCCCAACCGGGGGCCCGACAAGGCACACGTGATGAGCCTGATCGCACCCGAACACCTCTACGACGGTGACGTCGCCACCTACGTCTGCGGCCCGCCACCGATGGTCGAGGCGGTGCGCAAGCACCTCACCGACGCGCACGTCGCGCTGACCGGCTTCTACTACGAAAAGTTCGCCCTGGCAGTGCCCGCCGCCGCCGCGGCGGCCCCCGCCGCCGCCGAGACCAGCGAGCACGTGGCACCGGCCACGCCAGCAGCTCCGGTCGCTCCGGTCGGTCCCGTCGCACCGGTCGAAGATCTTCTCCCTGCTGCCGACGGCCGGGCCGCGATCGGCCAGGTCATGTTGCCCGCTGCGGCGATCGAGCCGACGCCGGGTGCGAAAGTGGCGACCGCCGATGGCGATACCGCCCGGCGCATCCTCGGCCAGTTGCTCACCCCGGCAGACCCGCACGCCGGTGACACGATTCCGCTCGATGAGGACGGCCCGCTGTGTGCCGACCCCGGGGCCCGGTCGGTCATCGGTCAGCAGATGTTCCCGTCCGCCACGCTGGCCGCCGTCGCGCCACCGGCTGCCCCGGCGCCGACCGTCGCCCCGGACGGCTATCAGATCGGCGAGGAGCACCCCGCGGTGCATGAGTCCGACGCGCTGTTCGAGGCCCGCGAAGCCCTCGAACTGGGCGCCGTGGAGCTGACCTTGGGGCGGCTGACCAGCCAGCAGCTCACCGGTTATCGGCTGTTGGCCGAGTCGACACTGCCCTATGTCGACGGGGACCGGCTGGTGGACGCCATCCAGTACACCGAGACCAACGCGGCCTTCCACGAATACCTGTTCACGTTGACCGGCAATAACCATCTGCTGCAGGCCTATCAGGCCCTCGGGGTCAAGGGCCGGATGGGCGACGTGCTGCGCAACGCCACCTGGTGCCACCCGTTGTGCGCCCAAGACCACGTCGACATCGTCGCCGCGTTCGAGGCCGGCGACCGCGCCGGCGCCCGGGGCCTGATCTCCGCCCACGCCGACCGGGCCAAACAGACCATGCGGCGCGCCATGGCCGATGCGCTGGCGCAGCGCCGGCCGCGCTTCGTCACGCCCGGCCGATTCGACGGCAAGGTCGTGGTGGTCACCGGAGCAGCGCAAGGCATCGGCGAGCGCACCGCCCGCCGGATCAACGCCGAGGGCGGGACGCTGGTGCTGGCCGACCGCTCCGAGTTGGTCGTCGGGCTGGCCCGGGAACTCGCCGAAGGGCCGGTTGCCGGCGATCCGCAGGCCCTGGCGGTCACCGTTGACCTCGAGCAGCCCGAGGGCGCGAGCTCGCTGGTCCAGCAAGCGCTTTCGCGTTTCGGTCAGATCGACGTACTGATCAACAATGTGGGCGGGGCGATCAACTTCAAGCCGTTCACCGAATTCAGCGGTGCCGAGATCCGCGCCGAGGTGGACCGTTCACTGCTCACCACGCTGTTCGCCTGCCGCGCCGCATTGCCGTCGATGGTGGCTCGCGGGCGGGGCGTGATCGTCAATGTCTCATCGGCAGCGACCCGGGGGGTCAACCGGATTCCGTATTCGGCGGCCAAGGGCGGTATCAACGCGATCACCGCGTCGCTGGCGATGGAGTACGCCGACGCCGGCATCCGGGTCTGCGCCACCGCGCCCGGCGGTACGCAGGCGCCACCGCGCCGGATCTCCCGCGGCACACCCGAACCCGTCAGCGATACCGAGCGCGGATGGTTCCAGACCCACATCGACCAGACCATCGACTCGTCGCTGCTCAAGCGCTACGGCACCCTCGACGAACAGGCCGCCGCGATCTGCTTCCTGGCCTCCGACGAGGCCTCGTACATCACCGGCACGGTGCTGCCGGTCGCCGGCGGCGATCAGGGCTGA
- a CDS encoding mandelate racemase/muconate lactonizing enzyme family protein, with translation MKITALEAIPFDIRYSKPLKFASGEVHVAQHVLVRVHTDDGIVGVAEAPPRPFTYGETQVGIIAVIEQLFAPQLVGLTLLQRETVVTRLARTVGNPTAKAAVDMAIWDALGRTLGLPVHELLGGFTDRMRVSHMLGFDEPAVMVAEAERMRDSYGITTFKVKVGRRPCSLDTAVVRALRERFGDAIELYVDGNRGWTAAESLRAMKEMADLDLLFAEELCPADDVLGRRWLVSHLDVPFIADESVPTPADVTREVLGGSATAVSIKTARTGFTGSQRVHHLAEGLGLEVVLGNQIDGQLGTACAVSFGAAYQLTARRAGELSNFLDMSDDLLAEPLQIRDGVLHVPPGNGHGVEVDPDKLARYRVDR, from the coding sequence ATGAAAATCACTGCGCTGGAAGCTATTCCATTTGACATTCGCTATTCGAAGCCGCTGAAATTCGCCTCCGGCGAGGTGCACGTCGCCCAACATGTACTGGTGCGGGTACATACCGACGACGGGATCGTCGGCGTCGCCGAGGCGCCGCCGCGGCCCTTCACCTACGGCGAGACCCAAGTCGGGATCATCGCGGTGATAGAACAGCTCTTCGCTCCGCAACTCGTCGGGCTGACGCTGTTGCAGCGCGAGACGGTGGTCACCCGGCTGGCCCGCACGGTCGGCAACCCGACCGCCAAAGCCGCGGTGGACATGGCGATCTGGGACGCACTGGGCCGCACACTGGGCCTTCCCGTCCACGAGTTGCTCGGCGGGTTCACCGACCGGATGCGGGTCAGTCACATGCTCGGCTTCGACGAACCCGCGGTGATGGTGGCCGAAGCCGAACGGATGCGCGACAGCTACGGCATCACCACCTTCAAGGTGAAGGTGGGGCGCCGCCCGTGCTCACTGGACACCGCGGTGGTTCGGGCGCTGCGCGAACGCTTCGGTGACGCCATCGAGCTCTATGTCGACGGAAACCGCGGCTGGACCGCCGCGGAGTCGCTGCGGGCGATGAAAGAGATGGCCGACTTGGACCTGCTGTTCGCCGAGGAACTGTGCCCGGCCGACGATGTGCTGGGACGGCGCTGGCTGGTCAGCCACCTCGATGTTCCTTTCATCGCCGACGAATCGGTCCCGACGCCGGCGGACGTGACCCGCGAGGTTCTCGGCGGGTCGGCGACCGCCGTCTCCATCAAGACGGCGCGAACCGGCTTCACGGGCTCGCAGCGGGTGCACCACCTCGCCGAGGGGCTCGGGCTGGAAGTGGTGCTGGGCAACCAGATCGACGGGCAACTCGGCACCGCCTGTGCGGTGAGTTTCGGCGCGGCCTACCAGCTGACCGCGCGGCGCGCCGGCGAGCTCTCCAACTTCCTCGACATGAGCGACGACCTGCTCGCCGAGCCGCTGCAGATCCGCGACGGCGTCCTGCACGTACCGCCGGGCAACGGTCACGGGGTGGAGGTCGACCCGGACAAACTCGCCCGCTACCGCGTCGACCGCTGA
- the benB gene encoding benzoate 1,2-dioxygenase small subunit, with translation MTLTEDPQTGSKHITQNAIEAFLYREARYLDDREFEKWLECYADDVVFWMPAWDVDDRLTEDPQTEVSLMYYPNKGGLHDRVFRIRTERSSATSLPDPRTSHNIANVEVIERRGDVVDIRFNWHTMYYRYEQVDPYYGTSFYTIDFSGEQPLIRRKTVVLKNDYIDHVVDIYHI, from the coding sequence ATGACCCTCACCGAAGACCCCCAGACGGGTAGCAAGCACATCACCCAGAACGCGATCGAAGCCTTCCTCTATCGCGAGGCGCGATACCTCGACGACCGCGAGTTCGAGAAATGGCTGGAGTGCTACGCCGACGATGTGGTGTTCTGGATGCCGGCCTGGGATGTCGACGACCGGCTCACCGAGGATCCCCAGACCGAGGTGTCGCTGATGTACTACCCCAACAAGGGCGGCCTGCACGACCGGGTCTTCCGGATCCGCACCGAGCGTTCCTCGGCGACTTCACTTCCCGACCCGCGCACCAGCCACAACATCGCCAATGTAGAGGTCATCGAACGCCGCGGCGATGTGGTCGACATCCGCTTCAACTGGCACACCATGTACTACCGCTACGAGCAGGTCGACCCGTACTACGGGACGTCGTTCTACACCATCGACTTCTCCGGCGAACAGCCGCTGATCCGCCGAAAGACGGTGGTGCTCAAGAACGACTACATCGACCACGTCGTGGACATCTACCACATCTGA
- a CDS encoding LysR substrate-binding domain-containing protein, translating into MELRHLRYFAAVAQTCHFGQAAERLHVAQPALSYSIRQLEAELNTTLFNRTTRQVSLTAAGEYLQEEAARILGDVDDAVRGVRRVAAGRSGRIRLGLTGTAALSHLPRIARMVQAELPGVDLEIQADLLTPAHCDALRSGTLDLGVLRPPAVGEGLEVRTIAVEPLALAVSVDHRLAVEPVVSLSDLRNEPFVAYQSRESAVNDAVLRACRNAGFVPQREHQAPGTAVLLALVAAGLGVAVVPESARRLPLEGVVFRDLLDAGTIELALAWRIGEDSPVVEAVRAVVQTAFPVLESGGVR; encoded by the coding sequence ATGGAGCTTCGTCACCTACGTTATTTCGCCGCGGTGGCCCAGACCTGCCATTTCGGCCAGGCCGCCGAGCGGTTGCACGTCGCACAGCCCGCACTGTCCTATTCCATCCGGCAGCTGGAGGCGGAGCTGAACACCACGCTGTTCAACCGGACCACCAGACAGGTCTCGCTCACCGCCGCCGGCGAGTACCTGCAGGAGGAGGCGGCCCGGATTCTCGGTGATGTGGACGACGCGGTGCGCGGAGTGCGCCGGGTCGCCGCGGGCCGCAGTGGCCGGATTCGGCTGGGCCTGACCGGGACCGCCGCGCTGTCGCACCTGCCGCGCATCGCTCGGATGGTTCAGGCCGAGTTGCCCGGCGTCGATCTCGAGATTCAGGCGGACCTGCTCACTCCTGCGCACTGCGACGCATTGCGTTCCGGCACACTGGATCTGGGCGTGTTGCGACCGCCAGCCGTCGGTGAGGGACTGGAGGTGCGGACCATCGCCGTCGAACCGCTGGCGCTGGCGGTGTCGGTTGACCACCGGCTCGCGGTGGAGCCGGTGGTGTCGCTCTCGGATTTGCGCAACGAGCCGTTCGTCGCCTACCAGAGCCGGGAATCGGCGGTCAACGATGCGGTGCTGCGGGCCTGTCGTAACGCCGGCTTCGTGCCGCAGCGCGAACACCAGGCCCCGGGCACTGCGGTGCTGTTGGCTCTGGTGGCCGCCGGGCTCGGGGTCGCCGTGGTGCCCGAATCCGCCCGACGGTTGCCGTTGGAAGGAGTGGTGTTCCGCGATCTGCTCGATGCCGGAACCATCGAGCTGGCGCTGGCCTGGCGCATCGGCGAGGACTCTCCGGTCGTCGAGGCCGTCCGCGCCGTGGTCCAGACCGCCTTCCCGGTTCTGGAGTCAGGTGGTGTTCGATGA